A section of the Thermotoga caldifontis AZM44c09 genome encodes:
- the wecB gene encoding non-hydrolyzing UDP-N-acetylglucosamine 2-epimerase: MKILSLVGARPQIIKEAVLNKEFQKAGINEILVHSDQHYDYNMSDVFFKVLNIRQPDYNLNVGSGTHAEMTGKIMIEFEKVVLKEKPDFILVYGDTNTTLAGALVGAKLKIPVAHVEAGLRQKPKDMPEEINRIVTDHVSSLLFCPSELAVENLKKEGIIEGVHFVGDVMYELFLKMKPYFTYELIEQLGLKENNYIVCTIHRDFNTDAKENLEAIFKELSEIAREIQIVFPIHPRTRKKIAEFGLDDYAKNLTLIDPVDYLSMMGLVEKSLCVITDSGGLQKEAYWCEKRAIVVMPDTGWRELIQCGWNMLADPGKIRETLNELLKSDNIDYPRNVYGEGDSSQRIVRILQTCGAGWNAGLVNPGGRIRL; the protein is encoded by the coding sequence ATGAAAATCCTTTCCCTTGTTGGGGCACGACCGCAGATCATAAAGGAAGCGGTGCTGAATAAAGAATTTCAAAAAGCCGGGATAAATGAAATCCTGGTCCATTCAGACCAGCACTACGATTACAACATGTCCGACGTGTTCTTCAAGGTGTTGAACATAAGACAACCGGATTACAACTTGAACGTGGGTTCTGGCACCCACGCAGAAATGACAGGGAAAATCATGATAGAGTTTGAGAAAGTCGTGCTCAAAGAAAAACCGGACTTTATATTAGTCTACGGTGATACGAACACTACCTTAGCTGGAGCGCTGGTGGGAGCGAAGTTGAAGATACCTGTCGCACACGTCGAGGCTGGCTTGAGACAGAAACCGAAAGACATGCCTGAAGAGATAAACAGGATAGTCACGGACCATGTTTCGAGCTTGCTCTTCTGTCCGAGTGAGCTTGCCGTAGAGAATTTGAAGAAAGAAGGCATCATTGAGGGAGTGCACTTCGTTGGTGATGTCATGTACGAACTGTTTTTGAAGATGAAGCCTTATTTCACATACGAGCTGATAGAACAGCTGGGCTTAAAAGAGAACAACTACATCGTGTGCACGATTCACCGGGACTTCAACACCGATGCGAAAGAGAACCTTGAGGCCATTTTCAAAGAGCTTTCAGAAATTGCCAGAGAAATTCAGATCGTTTTTCCAATCCATCCCAGGACAAGAAAGAAGATAGCCGAGTTTGGACTCGATGATTATGCAAAGAATTTGACTTTGATCGATCCTGTGGATTATTTGAGCATGATGGGATTGGTTGAGAAAAGCCTTTGCGTGATCACGGACTCAGGCGGGCTGCAGAAAGAAGCGTACTGGTGTGAAAAAAGAGCCATAGTTGTGATGCCGGACACAGGCTGGAGAGAACTGATCCAGTGCGGCTGGAACATGCTCGCTGATCCAGGAAAGATACGCGAAACATTGAATGAATTGTTGAAAAGTGATAACATCGACTATCCCAGAAATGTTTACGGTGAAGGTGATTCGAGTCAGAGGATCGTTAGAATACTGCAGACCTGTGGAGCAGGTTGGAACGCGGGTCTGGTGAACCCTGGAGGTAGAATCAGATTATGA
- a CDS encoding glycosyltransferase family 4 protein — MRVLVVTNLAPLKTNPNAGIFVVRRLQHYSVHGVNFDAVSLGFENSKTVLLLKRFLRRSTTGNPLEEHEGVKFKPVLIPRNLGIVLMNKVSRNYFVKIAERCAERIERSFKIVEYDLIHAHGMYDVPAGLIAKILADKYRKPFIVTAHGSDVNILMPRRREIYVDVLESASATIFVSNALLERAKSLGFSGRNAVVIPNGYDETIFKPMDKEMVRKELGIYKEGYKYVGFVGNLIPIKRADKLGEIFNLIAKEIPETFFIVVGDGSLRQRIEKETKGLNIIFTGRLPQTEVAKYMNAMDVMVLPSRNEGWPCVVLEAQACGTCVVGSNNGGIPEAIGFSEYVVEEGDDFEERFAKRVVEVLKEGYDVNEHLERAKAFTWRGVTEKEIHLYKRLIGLC, encoded by the coding sequence ATGAGAGTTCTCGTTGTAACCAACCTTGCTCCTTTGAAGACGAATCCGAACGCTGGCATATTCGTTGTTCGAAGATTGCAGCATTATAGCGTGCATGGTGTGAACTTCGATGCTGTCTCACTGGGTTTCGAAAACAGCAAAACGGTGTTGCTGTTGAAAAGATTTCTGCGAAGGTCCACTACAGGAAATCCCTTAGAAGAACATGAAGGTGTGAAGTTCAAGCCAGTCTTGATCCCGAGGAACCTGGGCATAGTTTTGATGAACAAAGTCTCTCGAAATTACTTTGTGAAGATCGCTGAACGCTGTGCCGAGAGGATCGAACGATCGTTCAAGATTGTAGAATACGATCTGATACACGCTCATGGCATGTACGATGTTCCAGCAGGCTTGATAGCGAAGATTCTTGCAGATAAGTACAGAAAACCATTCATTGTCACCGCACATGGAAGTGACGTTAATATTCTTATGCCACGGAGAAGAGAAATATACGTGGACGTTCTTGAAAGCGCATCGGCAACAATATTTGTTAGTAATGCGCTTCTTGAAAGAGCAAAATCTTTAGGATTTTCCGGCAGAAATGCGGTGGTGATACCAAACGGGTATGATGAAACGATATTCAAACCCATGGACAAAGAAATGGTCAGGAAAGAACTTGGAATATACAAAGAAGGGTACAAGTACGTGGGCTTTGTGGGAAATCTCATACCGATAAAGCGGGCGGACAAACTGGGAGAGATATTCAACCTAATTGCAAAGGAAATTCCAGAAACGTTCTTCATCGTGGTCGGGGATGGCTCACTGAGACAAAGGATAGAAAAAGAAACGAAAGGACTGAACATAATCTTCACCGGGAGACTACCACAGACTGAGGTCGCAAAGTACATGAACGCGATGGACGTGATGGTGCTTCCAAGCAGGAATGAAGGATGGCCCTGTGTCGTCCTTGAAGCTCAGGCCTGTGGAACATGTGTGGTGGGGAGCAATAACGGAGGAATTCCAGAAGCAATAGGATTTTCAGAATACGTTGTTGAGGAAGGAGATGACTTTGAAGAGAGATTTGCAAAAAGAGTGGTGGAGGTATTGAAAGAAGGGTACGATGTGAATGAGCATTTAGAAAGAGCAAAAGCGTTTACCTGGAGAGGTGTTACGGAAAAGGAGATACACTTATACAAGAGGTTGATAGGACTGTGCTAA
- a CDS encoding oligosaccharide flippase family protein, whose translation MLSSLKNDLRFALKTGFAYIFSANVANKIIQFGTSIVVVRIVSKEIYGQWSYANNILNFFLLLSGLGVASGLLQFASSSANAIDKLSYLKYSLRVGASFNLIIAVTLFCLSWIIKLPLVGSVEILRWLSFLPLFTISFDIAQCFLRAELKNAQFSIVTMVNTFSLFLGILVFGYYYQVKGLILSRYIAYFITLIIAGYMLKPYLSMYKTVALPDAESRKHFLKFSITNMLSNVMSQILYLIDVLLVGLIVKSDTVVATYKTSTLVPFALNFIPLSVMTYVYPYFARKKMEKQWIKERYRRLVEYLLLLNSCISIFLIITAPLVIRVLFGSRYLDAVTTFRILAFGYLIAGTFRIPAGNILASLGKVEVNLWNAIISGIANVILDVVLIKAYGAIGAAVATVLVFLISSLFGSLYLKRYLS comes from the coding sequence GTGCTAAGTTCCTTGAAGAATGACCTTAGATTCGCTCTCAAGACAGGTTTCGCTTACATATTCTCTGCAAACGTAGCGAACAAGATCATTCAGTTTGGTACTTCCATTGTAGTTGTGAGGATCGTTTCCAAGGAGATTTATGGACAGTGGTCGTATGCCAACAATATCTTAAACTTCTTTCTTCTCCTCAGCGGTTTGGGAGTTGCCTCTGGCCTTTTACAGTTTGCGAGTTCTTCAGCTAATGCGATTGATAAGCTATCGTACCTCAAATACAGCCTCAGGGTCGGGGCAAGCTTCAACCTAATCATTGCTGTCACGCTGTTTTGCCTTTCCTGGATTATCAAACTCCCACTGGTCGGAAGCGTCGAAATCCTGAGATGGTTATCGTTTCTTCCGCTATTCACAATTTCATTCGATATCGCCCAGTGTTTTCTGAGAGCAGAACTGAAGAACGCGCAATTTTCGATCGTAACAATGGTGAATACGTTCTCCCTGTTTCTCGGTATCCTGGTCTTTGGTTACTACTACCAGGTGAAAGGGCTCATTCTAAGCAGGTACATCGCTTATTTCATCACACTGATAATTGCTGGTTACATGCTGAAACCTTACTTAAGCATGTATAAAACCGTGGCACTACCTGACGCGGAAAGTAGGAAACATTTTCTGAAGTTCTCCATCACAAACATGCTTTCGAATGTCATGTCTCAGATTCTTTATCTCATAGACGTATTGCTGGTTGGCCTCATTGTGAAATCTGACACCGTCGTGGCAACATACAAAACTTCCACCCTTGTACCATTCGCGTTGAACTTCATTCCGTTATCGGTCATGACCTACGTGTATCCATACTTCGCCCGAAAGAAAATGGAGAAACAATGGATCAAAGAGCGTTATCGCCGATTGGTAGAATATTTATTGCTTTTGAACAGTTGCATCTCGATATTTTTGATCATAACTGCTCCTTTGGTAATTCGAGTACTCTTTGGTTCCAGATATCTCGACGCAGTGACAACCTTCAGGATCCTTGCCTTTGGCTACCTGATCGCAGGAACTTTCAGAATACCGGCTGGTAACATTTTGGCGAGTCTGGGAAAGGTAGAGGTGAATCTCTGGAACGCTATTATTAGTGGAATTGCGAACGTGATACTGGATGTAGTATTGATAAAAGCCTACGGTGCTATTGGAGCAGCCGTGGCTACTGTCCTCGTTTTTCTAATATCCTCCCTCTTTGGATCGCTCTATCTGAAAAGGTATCTGTCTTAA
- a CDS encoding asparagine synthase-related protein, whose protein sequence is MPGFLAEISLRQGRVEKNFNPTRESNLIVESVEGKHYYIERRTIRKFERDKVFDEDENYIVLTEGVILNSSEILEKYRSGDLKEAIVKMYQQNGETFFNEFRGSFSGLVYDKKADKWLIYTNHFGDKQIFYLLLEDRLLVASEMTWIVDYMKNNRIPYSLNEIGAYFLLTYGYMLEDYTIIEPIKKLTAGSYIKVENGIFSVNRYFVVDNEPDNTQTEDEIIENIDKLFRKAVKLEFEKDREYGFKHIASLSGGLDSRMTVWVAHEMGYTEQLNVTFSQTDYIDEVVAKSIARDLRHDWVFFSLDNGLYLTNIYDMLRINYGNVLYSGAAHVHHAVSKLNFQNYGLYHTGQLGDVILGTYYGSEDPKRPYTPGAGAYSTKLITTDEGKFLQWECPNEEIFKFYNRGFNGILSGNLPVQRYTEVASPFLEVDFFTYCLKIPLRYRFDHRIYKKWILKKHPDAARYVWEKIQGKITDPSITIRGRAVALKALPRKAFIKLFKRNPLASKWHMNPVDYWYNTNEKLRDFIDSFYAENINSVQNLRVREMCEKLFKQGTALEKTQVLTVLAAWKMYFGD, encoded by the coding sequence ATGCCAGGTTTTCTTGCGGAAATATCTCTGAGGCAGGGTAGGGTAGAGAAAAATTTCAATCCCACACGTGAGAGTAACTTGATAGTCGAGTCTGTGGAAGGAAAGCATTACTATATCGAAAGAAGGACTATAAGGAAGTTTGAGCGAGACAAGGTGTTCGATGAGGATGAAAACTACATCGTTTTGACGGAGGGTGTGATACTCAACTCTTCGGAGATACTGGAAAAATATAGGTCCGGTGATTTAAAAGAAGCCATCGTGAAAATGTACCAGCAAAATGGAGAGACATTCTTTAACGAATTCAGAGGGAGCTTTTCTGGACTGGTGTACGACAAAAAAGCTGACAAGTGGCTCATCTACACAAACCACTTCGGAGATAAACAGATATTCTATCTGTTGCTTGAAGATAGGCTTCTGGTTGCTTCAGAGATGACCTGGATCGTCGATTACATGAAAAACAATCGCATACCTTATTCTCTCAATGAAATCGGAGCATATTTTCTTCTCACCTACGGTTACATGCTGGAAGATTACACCATAATAGAGCCGATAAAGAAGTTGACGGCAGGCAGTTACATAAAAGTGGAAAATGGCATATTCAGCGTTAATCGCTACTTCGTAGTTGACAACGAACCGGACAACACGCAGACGGAAGACGAAATCATTGAGAACATAGATAAGCTGTTTCGTAAGGCAGTTAAGTTAGAGTTCGAGAAGGACAGAGAGTACGGTTTCAAACATATCGCTTCCCTGAGCGGTGGACTCGATTCAAGAATGACAGTGTGGGTCGCTCACGAAATGGGTTACACAGAACAGCTGAATGTCACGTTTTCGCAGACGGATTACATAGATGAAGTTGTGGCGAAAAGCATTGCCCGAGACTTGAGACACGATTGGGTTTTCTTCTCCCTTGATAATGGTCTGTACCTGACTAACATTTACGACATGCTCAGGATCAACTACGGGAACGTTCTTTATTCCGGCGCTGCTCATGTTCATCATGCTGTGAGTAAATTGAATTTTCAGAATTATGGACTGTATCATACAGGCCAGTTGGGGGACGTGATTCTTGGAACCTACTATGGTTCCGAAGATCCCAAACGGCCTTACACACCGGGTGCGGGCGCGTACTCTACAAAATTGATCACGACAGATGAAGGAAAGTTTCTGCAATGGGAGTGCCCAAATGAAGAGATTTTCAAGTTCTACAATCGTGGTTTCAACGGTATCCTGTCTGGTAATTTACCAGTTCAAAGGTACACCGAGGTAGCTTCACCATTTCTGGAAGTGGACTTCTTCACGTATTGTTTGAAGATACCTTTGAGGTATCGCTTCGATCACAGGATATACAAAAAGTGGATCTTGAAGAAACACCCTGATGCCGCGAGATACGTTTGGGAGAAGATACAGGGGAAAATAACGGATCCTTCTATAACAATACGAGGTCGCGCCGTGGCTTTGAAAGCGCTACCGAGGAAGGCTTTCATAAAGCTTTTCAAGAGGAACCCTTTGGCCAGCAAATGGCACATGAACCCCGTGGACTACTGGTACAACACAAACGAGAAACTCAGAGATTTCATAGACTCCTTCTACGCTGAAAACATAAATTCTGTGCAGAATCTCCGTGTGAGAGAGATGTGTGAAAAACTTTTCAAACAAGGAACCGCTCTGGAGAAAACTCAGGTTCTTACAGTACTTGCGGCATGGAAAATGTATTTTGGAGATTAG
- the rmuC gene encoding DNA recombination protein RmuC, with amino-acid sequence MNLFFVALGTVFLFGFLLGYVVGRSAAKSKSQKNVESLLALLLQQFSEFVKQQGAFSSHMNSLSNLSSLVAELKARYEEIKDSEKKLTLERDKRMEEFMQNMKRTFEEFSKNMLKIDEEKEKRIAQLVENMKRFIDEQRASTEQFLLQQGVTREEIEKRRDAELKDMRRIMENIMHTISGTASRGKMGEMLLSEALSETIKTGTVVKNLSVGSMTVEFAWNLGDGKYIPIDSKFPEIFSLAEEYEEKEKPEEREQLKKQIVQRVMKEVENVKKYCNHANTIDSCIMVLPSLVLDIAPELVAAAKQHNVFLCSYKEILAVAHYLEARYFTTKQNEAGKYRQIVEALLKLLEDIDRRISSIDRALKSISNASDEIKKLASKGRSIASGDVSMEMNTADETIKADEDVRTGS; translated from the coding sequence ATGAATTTGTTTTTTGTGGCTCTCGGAACAGTCTTTCTTTTTGGATTTCTGCTCGGGTACGTTGTGGGACGATCGGCCGCAAAGAGCAAAAGCCAGAAGAACGTCGAATCGTTGTTGGCGCTTTTGCTGCAACAGTTCTCTGAATTTGTGAAGCAGCAAGGTGCTTTTTCGTCCCACATGAATTCTCTGAGCAACCTTTCCAGTCTCGTGGCGGAACTCAAAGCGAGGTACGAAGAGATCAAAGACAGCGAGAAGAAGCTGACGCTGGAGCGCGACAAAAGGATGGAGGAGTTCATGCAGAACATGAAACGCACCTTCGAGGAATTCTCCAAGAACATGCTGAAGATCGATGAGGAAAAAGAGAAAAGAATAGCGCAGCTTGTCGAAAACATGAAACGTTTCATCGACGAACAGAGAGCTTCCACCGAGCAGTTCCTGCTGCAGCAGGGCGTCACGAGGGAAGAGATAGAAAAGCGCCGTGACGCGGAACTGAAGGACATGAGAAGGATCATGGAGAACATCATGCACACGATCTCCGGAACCGCGAGCAGGGGAAAGATGGGAGAGATGCTCCTGAGCGAGGCTCTGAGCGAAACGATAAAAACAGGAACGGTTGTCAAGAATCTCTCTGTAGGTTCGATGACCGTGGAGTTCGCGTGGAACCTGGGCGATGGAAAGTACATCCCGATCGATTCCAAGTTCCCGGAGATTTTCTCTCTGGCTGAAGAATACGAAGAAAAAGAAAAGCCTGAGGAGCGAGAGCAGCTGAAGAAGCAGATCGTTCAGAGGGTGATGAAGGAAGTGGAGAACGTCAAAAAATACTGCAACCATGCCAACACGATAGACAGCTGCATCATGGTGCTGCCCTCGCTCGTCCTCGACATCGCCCCTGAGCTCGTCGCGGCAGCGAAACAGCACAACGTTTTTCTGTGTTCTTACAAAGAAATCCTGGCGGTCGCGCACTATCTGGAAGCGAGGTACTTCACCACGAAGCAGAACGAAGCGGGAAAGTACAGACAGATCGTGGAGGCTCTGTTGAAGCTCCTCGAAGACATAGACAGGAGGATCTCGTCCATAGATAGGGCACTGAAATCTATCTCGAACGCGAGCGACGAGATAAAGAAACTCGCTTCGAAAGGTAGATCGATCGCAAGCGGTGACGTTTCGATGGAGATGAACACGGCGGACGAAACGATCAAAGCGGATGAAGATGTTCGCACAGGTAGCTGA
- a CDS encoding ATP-binding protein, with translation MRMDELYIMNPWWRDPEGINFDRHVSTFESCRFKYFPESLFKKIPSSKPGIYTIRGPRQIGKTTFLKLYIRKLLNDGVKPSNIFFFTCDAVKDRFELIETLKIYFQIFERKANETRYLFIDEITSLEDWQKSIKYLVDIGLLENCLVVLTGSSAFDLKKSSERLPGRKDHGEDLVYLPLTFREFLESMGVSVERMSVDDVFARSDEELRTLCLKNAFLKEYFLKYLNTGGFPKVIDAFLKEGRIDEITKGTFRDFILGDAERYLGSRIRIVEFFKKLPDIAGQRFSWNSLVNVFSGAIESVDTIQKYFDYLGYSFILVNVFFVDISRKTIRLKKQKKTYPIDKIVADIVEDISGKQIKLRQIVEMLILRHLIGSGKTLLNGTNLYEGPFFWYSDRGNEIDFVFEHRGSFIPVEIIYQNKINRSDYLGMKKVFKKGILITQDAAFRDENIVAIPAWLFLAVFEGNE, from the coding sequence GTGAGAATGGACGAGCTCTACATAATGAACCCCTGGTGGCGGGATCCAGAGGGTATAAACTTTGATCGGCACGTATCGACGTTCGAAAGCTGCAGATTCAAGTACTTTCCAGAGAGTCTTTTCAAGAAAATCCCATCGAGCAAACCCGGGATATACACGATAAGGGGTCCCCGCCAGATAGGGAAAACAACTTTCCTGAAGCTCTACATAAGAAAGCTTTTGAACGACGGCGTGAAGCCCTCAAACATTTTCTTTTTCACCTGCGACGCGGTGAAAGATAGGTTCGAGCTGATAGAAACGCTGAAGATCTACTTTCAGATTTTCGAAAGAAAGGCGAACGAGACGAGGTATCTTTTCATAGACGAGATAACATCGCTGGAGGACTGGCAGAAGTCCATCAAATATCTGGTGGACATCGGTTTGCTTGAAAACTGCCTCGTCGTACTCACCGGTTCTTCCGCTTTCGACCTGAAGAAATCGAGTGAAAGGCTTCCGGGAAGAAAAGACCACGGTGAAGATCTGGTGTATCTTCCTCTCACCTTCAGAGAATTTCTGGAAAGTATGGGAGTTTCGGTGGAAAGAATGTCAGTGGATGATGTCTTCGCACGGAGCGATGAGGAACTTCGAACTCTGTGTCTCAAGAACGCCTTTTTGAAGGAGTACTTCTTGAAATATCTGAACACGGGTGGATTCCCAAAAGTGATAGACGCTTTCTTGAAAGAAGGCAGGATCGACGAGATCACGAAAGGAACTTTCCGCGATTTCATCCTGGGCGACGCGGAAAGATATTTGGGATCGAGGATCAGGATCGTGGAATTCTTCAAAAAACTTCCAGACATAGCTGGACAGCGCTTCTCCTGGAACTCTCTCGTCAATGTGTTCAGCGGTGCTATAGAAAGTGTCGACACGATTCAGAAATACTTCGATTATCTCGGTTACAGCTTCATTCTCGTGAACGTGTTCTTCGTTGATATTTCCAGAAAGACCATCAGGTTGAAGAAACAAAAGAAAACGTACCCTATCGACAAGATCGTGGCTGACATTGTTGAAGACATCAGCGGAAAACAGATCAAGCTTCGCCAGATCGTGGAGATGCTGATTCTGAGACACCTTATAGGGAGCGGAAAGACCCTGCTGAACGGCACTAACCTTTACGAGGGACCATTTTTCTGGTATTCGGATCGTGGAAACGAGATAGATTTCGTTTTCGAACACAGAGGTTCTTTCATACCGGTTGAAATCATATACCAGAACAAGATAAACAGATCCGATTATCTTGGAATGAAGAAAGTCTTCAAGAAGGGAATCCTCATCACCCAGGATGCAGCTTTCAGGGACGAGAACATCGTGGCGATCCCCGCGTGGCTCTTCCTTGCGGTGTTTGAAGGCAACGAATAG
- a CDS encoding RAMP superfamily CRISPR-associated protein, with protein MRAKTPVWAGNSDSKSDTVQATGIMRSLRWWTEALLRGMSDFAYDPIGKTRRPDDA; from the coding sequence ATTCGTGCGAAAACTCCTGTATGGGCAGGGAACAGTGATTCAAAGAGCGACACTGTTCAGGCAACTGGAATAATGCGTTCCCTGCGATGGTGGACAGAAGCTCTTCTCAGAGGTATGAGTGATTTTGCGTATGATCCCATTGGGAAAACAAGACGCCCTGACGATGCATAA
- a CDS encoding putative toxin-antitoxin system toxin component, PIN family, protein MKVVVDTNVLVSGIINPHGRPAHILNLVLDGRLILCIDSRIYSEYERVLLSPKFSFPGEPVRILLDFIKRKSVFVVPSLLGIDPLDESDLPFLEVAFSAKAPIVTGNKKHPGNMKGTEMYTPSEFIEKFIGRTL, encoded by the coding sequence ATGAAAGTCGTTGTTGACACAAACGTTTTGGTGTCTGGAATCATAAATCCACACGGCAGGCCTGCCCATATCCTCAATCTTGTCCTTGATGGAAGGCTCATACTCTGTATTGATTCGAGAATATACAGTGAGTATGAAAGAGTTCTTCTAAGTCCAAAGTTTTCTTTTCCTGGCGAGCCTGTGAGAATACTCCTGGATTTCATAAAAAGAAAGTCTGTTTTCGTGGTACCATCACTTCTCGGAATAGATCCACTCGACGAGTCGGATCTTCCCTTTTTAGAAGTTGCCTTTTCAGCAAAAGCCCCTATCGTGACAGGAAATAAAAAGCATCCTGGAAACATGAAAGGAACAGAGATGTACACTCCCTCTGAGTTCATTGAGAAGTTCATTGGACGCACTCTTTGA
- a CDS encoding nucleotidyltransferase domain-containing protein, with amino-acid sequence MPKRSSGSVRIFYPEYDKEKVLEIIRNSLPQLLKVLPVRLVVLFGSYAKGNFTAFSDVDLLVVYDDPIREDAYRIVKKTIRLKGLEPHVYSLSEYRQMEKTIAKMIENGVVVYKEEIP; translated from the coding sequence ATGCCGAAAAGATCGTCAGGTTCTGTGAGGATCTTCTATCCAGAATATGACAAAGAAAAGGTCCTGGAGATAATCAGAAACTCCCTTCCACAGCTTCTGAAGGTACTTCCCGTGAGGCTTGTTGTGCTCTTTGGCTCTTACGCGAAAGGAAACTTCACCGCCTTCAGCGACGTCGATCTCCTCGTAGTTTATGATGACCCAATCAGAGAAGATGCCTACAGAATAGTGAAAAAGACCATCAGGTTGAAAGGCCTCGAACCCCACGTCTATTCCCTGAGCGAGTACAGACAGATGGAAAAGACCATCGCGAAGATGATCGAAAACGGAGTGGTTGTTTACAAGGAAGAAATTCCATAG
- a CDS encoding HEPN domain-containing protein: protein MKGGIDLEKSKDWLDAAKDDLEHAKHDLEHGFYNWACFSSQQAAGKAVKAVFQRMGAQAWGHSVADLLEELSSHFEIPEELLDFALELDKAYIPTRYPDALPSGSPRNRYTRIEAERLVNYAEKIVRFCEDLLSRI from the coding sequence ATGAAAGGTGGTATTGATTTGGAGAAGAGCAAAGATTGGCTGGATGCGGCAAAAGATGATCTGGAGCACGCCAAACACGATCTGGAGCACGGTTTCTACAACTGGGCATGCTTTTCTTCCCAGCAGGCGGCAGGAAAAGCTGTGAAAGCTGTGTTCCAAAGAATGGGTGCACAGGCATGGGGACACTCCGTAGCAGATTTGCTCGAGGAACTCTCCAGCCACTTTGAAATCCCTGAAGAACTCCTGGATTTTGCTCTCGAACTGGACAAAGCCTATATCCCCACCAGGTACCCGGATGCCCTCCCCTCTGGATCTCCCAGAAACAGATATACCAGAATCGAAGCTGAAAGGCTGGTGAACTATGCCGAAAAGATCGTCAGGTTCTGTGAGGATCTTCTATCCAGAATATGA
- a CDS encoding ATP-binding protein, with translation MELDRMIEKLELRMNRLISFLPERKRLYFDDLEEQFQNRAILLYGPRGVGKTTFLLFMAKKQNLLYISGDDPLLLSCPLHSLIEQILMNYHGIIIDEVHSLPNWSLILKNIYDSFPNRIVWASDSSSVILRQTVVDLSRRFVLIKLPLMSLREYIYLETGKVIDRLRFPSEDLLGYATEVMRQVDVMNYFKDYREKGTRPFYTEGNFREKMMNILEKTIYYDITHFVGAVSDNHFGVMKAIISHLLYSEIPTINVESMCKEWSIGKPKLYQLLMAMEQVGLINIVPKGKVERPYSKGSKMFFADPTLYYVFEGEVGNFREAFTVFALKEKGKIYAAEDEREADFIFEGLKLEIGGKKKSSKSSDFVLRDDIDLPLRNVIPLWMLGMLW, from the coding sequence ATGGAGCTGGATCGGATGATTGAAAAACTCGAACTGCGTATGAACAGGCTGATCAGCTTCTTGCCGGAAAGAAAAAGGCTTTACTTCGACGATTTAGAAGAACAATTTCAAAACAGGGCGATCCTGCTGTATGGTCCAAGGGGTGTCGGCAAAACTACTTTCTTGCTCTTCATGGCAAAAAAGCAGAACTTACTCTACATCTCCGGCGACGATCCGCTACTTTTGAGTTGTCCTCTACACAGTTTGATCGAACAGATCCTCATGAATTATCACGGCATCATCATAGACGAAGTCCATTCTCTACCAAACTGGAGCCTCATTCTCAAAAACATCTACGATTCGTTTCCCAACAGGATCGTATGGGCCAGCGACAGTAGCTCGGTGATACTGAGGCAAACCGTGGTGGACCTTTCAAGAAGGTTCGTGCTGATCAAACTCCCCCTGATGTCCCTGAGAGAATATATCTACCTTGAAACGGGCAAGGTCATAGACAGACTGCGTTTTCCTTCAGAAGATCTTTTGGGCTACGCGACTGAGGTGATGAGACAGGTTGATGTGATGAACTACTTCAAAGACTACCGTGAGAAAGGAACAAGACCGTTCTACACTGAGGGAAATTTCAGAGAAAAGATGATGAACATCCTTGAAAAAACAATATATTACGATATCACCCACTTCGTTGGTGCTGTGAGCGATAACCACTTCGGAGTCATGAAGGCCATAATCAGTCATCTCTTGTATTCAGAGATTCCAACCATCAACGTTGAATCCATGTGCAAGGAATGGTCGATAGGAAAACCGAAACTTTATCAGCTGCTCATGGCCATGGAACAGGTCGGTTTGATCAACATCGTGCCTAAGGGAAAGGTTGAAAGACCGTACTCAAAAGGTTCAAAGATGTTCTTCGCCGATCCGACCCTGTACTACGTTTTTGAAGGAGAGGTTGGAAACTTTCGAGAAGCTTTCACCGTGTTCGCATTGAAAGAGAAAGGAAAGATCTACGCTGCGGAGGATGAACGCGAGGCAGATTTCATCTTTGAAGGTCTGAAACTTGAAATCGGAGGCAAGAAGAAATCTTCCAAATCGAGCGATTTTGTGCTCAGAGACGATATCGACCTTCCGTTGAGAAATGTGATCCCTTTGTGGATGCTCGGCATGCTGTGGTGA